Proteins found in one Pontibacter sp. SGAir0037 genomic segment:
- a CDS encoding alpha/beta hydrolase, with protein sequence MFTHTKHILTQGKPLEQTGKALIMVHGRGATAESILSLGEHLAVADYTLYAPQATNHTWYPYSFMAPATQNQPALDSALTLLNETILHIQQQGVGSKDIYLLGFSQGACLTAEFAARNAQSYGGLLIFTGGLIGQQLDTSNYEGRFNGTPVLLTTGDPDMHVPVSRVNETEKIMTEMGAEVTKRIYKGRPHTILQEELEVANAILTAAKV encoded by the coding sequence ATGTTTACACATACAAAGCATATCCTGACGCAGGGGAAACCGCTGGAGCAAACGGGCAAGGCCCTGATCATGGTGCATGGCAGAGGTGCTACGGCTGAAAGTATACTGTCGCTCGGCGAGCATTTGGCAGTAGCGGATTATACGCTTTATGCTCCGCAGGCGACAAACCATACCTGGTATCCTTACAGCTTTATGGCACCCGCCACACAAAACCAGCCTGCGCTTGATTCCGCCTTAACGCTGCTCAACGAAACCATTCTCCATATTCAGCAGCAGGGGGTCGGCAGTAAAGACATCTACCTGCTGGGTTTTTCGCAAGGCGCCTGCCTCACGGCGGAGTTTGCTGCCCGCAATGCCCAGTCGTACGGAGGGCTGCTTATTTTTACCGGTGGCCTTATAGGCCAGCAACTGGATACCAGCAACTACGAAGGCCGCTTTAACGGCACACCTGTGCTGCTTACCACAGGTGATCCTGATATGCATGTGCCGGTAAGCCGGGTAAATGAGACAGAGAAGATCATGACGGAAATGGGAGCAGAGGTTACCAAGAGGATTTACAAGGGAAGGCCACATACCATACTGCAGGAAGAGCTGGAGGTGGCTAATGCCATTTTAACGGCTGCAAAAGTATAA
- a CDS encoding pirin family protein — MKHIIYTSEERGLKDLGWLQSNLTFSFSDYYHPTRRSFGLLRAFNDDFVAPENGFGLHAHANMEIISVMLAGAMNHIDNLGYKEVVQKDWVQIMSAGSGMRHEEHNVGDEQVNFLQIWIEPKLQNITPRYQKRYFPEEGRKNKLVTIVSNEEGQAHCWINQNAKLSLGYFEREQEVQYTLNPTNKSAFVFNISGSLLVNEEPLEQRDAIGIWDTDQVHIKCLTESRFLLIEVPINN; from the coding sequence ATGAAACACATCATCTATACATCAGAAGAAAGAGGATTAAAGGACCTGGGTTGGTTGCAGAGCAATTTAACGTTCAGCTTTTCTGATTACTACCACCCCACCCGCAGAAGCTTTGGCCTTTTAAGGGCTTTCAATGATGATTTTGTTGCTCCTGAAAACGGCTTCGGGCTTCATGCCCATGCCAACATGGAAATTATTTCGGTGATGCTGGCAGGTGCTATGAACCACATCGACAACCTGGGCTACAAAGAGGTCGTGCAAAAGGATTGGGTGCAGATTATGAGTGCGGGCAGCGGCATGCGCCACGAAGAGCATAATGTGGGCGATGAGCAGGTGAATTTTCTGCAGATCTGGATTGAACCGAAGCTGCAGAATATTACGCCGCGCTATCAGAAGAGGTACTTCCCGGAGGAAGGCCGTAAAAACAAACTGGTTACCATTGTGAGTAACGAAGAGGGGCAGGCCCATTGCTGGATAAACCAGAATGCAAAACTTTCCCTCGGCTATTTTGAGAGAGAACAAGAGGTGCAGTATACGCTGAACCCTACGAATAAAAGTGCATTTGTTTTTAACATCAGCGGAAGTTTGCTGGTTAACGAAGAGCCCCTGGAACAGAGAGACGCTATCGGTATCTGGGATACGGATCAGGTGCACATCAAATGCTTGACCGAAAGTAGATTTCTGCTTATAGAGGTTCCGATCAATAATTAA
- a CDS encoding ring-cleaving dioxygenase has translation MVNRILGLHHITAIADQAKRNLDFYTKVLGLRLLKKTVNFDDPGTYHLYYGDEKGSAGTILTFFPYEGARRGRAGTGMATQIGYAVPESSFDFWISRFREHKISFNQPAEKFGEQYITFQDPDGLQLALIIPKNGDKRQPWETADIRAEVATRGFHSVTLTLHNVKQTAAVLTDILGYTLLEQSGNQYRYVTDAVENAAIIDLVELPAASRGEGGAGTNHHIAFRVKDEEVLMAFREKVARSGLNITGKIDRNYFYSLYFREPGGVLFEIATDNPGFGIDEPFDQLGKHLLLPPQYEPSRAKIEAVLPKLD, from the coding sequence ATGGTAAATAGAATTTTAGGCCTGCACCACATCACAGCAATTGCTGATCAGGCCAAACGAAATCTGGATTTTTATACAAAAGTGCTTGGGCTGCGCCTGCTTAAGAAGACCGTGAACTTCGATGATCCGGGCACTTACCATCTTTATTATGGCGATGAAAAAGGCAGCGCCGGCACCATCCTTACTTTCTTTCCTTACGAGGGAGCCCGCCGCGGCAGGGCAGGCACTGGTATGGCGACACAGATTGGATATGCGGTGCCGGAAAGCAGCTTCGACTTCTGGATCAGCCGCTTTCGAGAACACAAGATATCGTTTAACCAGCCAGCGGAAAAGTTCGGTGAACAGTATATTACTTTCCAGGACCCGGACGGTTTACAGCTGGCTCTTATCATACCTAAAAACGGGGATAAGCGGCAGCCATGGGAGACTGCGGACATAAGGGCCGAGGTTGCTACCCGAGGCTTTCACAGTGTAACCTTAACATTGCACAATGTGAAGCAAACGGCTGCTGTTCTGACAGATATTTTAGGCTATACCTTACTGGAGCAGTCGGGCAACCAGTACCGCTATGTGACCGATGCCGTAGAAAATGCCGCTATTATCGATTTAGTGGAGCTTCCTGCTGCAAGCCGTGGAGAAGGCGGAGCGGGAACCAATCATCATATCGCTTTCCGGGTGAAAGATGAGGAGGTGCTGATGGCTTTCAGAGAAAAAGTTGCGCGCAGCGGGCTGAACATCACAGGTAAAATTGACCGCAACTACTTCTACTCGCTGTATTTCAGGGAGCCGGGAGGCGTTTTGTTTGAAATTGCGACCGATAACCCAGGTTTTGGCATAGACGAACCTTTCGATCAACTGGGAAAGCACCTGCTTTTACCTCCGCAATACGAACCTAGCAGAGCGAAAATAGAAGCAGTACTACCAAAACTGGATTAG